The nucleotide sequence AACCCTGATATAACTGAATGAGTATACAGTTCTCCAAACAGGACTGCTTTTTTTTCCGAATCACTACCATGTTACGTAGTTCACATTTTCAGTGTAGAAATTTCCTACTCTAGTGGCCTTAGAAAATAACCTAAAGGATcatgcttttgaaaatatttttactaaTTATATTGTATTGCCATGGTTAGGGAATTCCCATTCAGAAACAGGTGCAAATTTAACAACTTCAACCGGCAGGAAAATCCAGAAAACGTTATTATTTTGTAACCTAGTGAGACTGCATATCCAAAGGTATGAAACGACGCAAATGTTACTGACGCACCTTGTCTTTCCCTCGTCAGAGGCAACTACATGTGTGGAGCCTCGATCATCAGCAACACCTGGGCTCTGTCTGCGGCCCACTGTGTAGACGGCTACTCCACCAACCAGATGCTGCTGCGCGCAGGCACCTCCACCAGGGGTAGCGGTGGCACCACCCACAACATCGCCACCGGCTACATACACAGTAGCTACTCTGATCCCGACTACGACATCGCCGTCGTGCAGGTATCCAACGCCTTCAGCTTCAACAGCAACGTGCAGGCCGTGAGTCTGACCTCGTCGGAGCCCTCTGCTGGAACGTCGGTAACAGTTACCGGCTGGGGTGCGACTTCATCTGGCGGCAGCGCCTCCAACACGCTGCTGGCAGTCACCGTCCAGATCATAGACCGCAACACGTGCAACCGCTCGTACGGTTATATCACCAGCCGCATGATCTGCGCTGGAGTGACCGGAGGCGGCAAGGACTCCTGCCAGGGAGACAGCGGCGGTCCTCTGGTGTCCGGCTC is from Schistocerca cancellata isolate TAMUIC-IGC-003103 chromosome 6, iqSchCanc2.1, whole genome shotgun sequence and encodes:
- the LOC126191326 gene encoding trypsin alpha-3-like isoform X1, which translates into the protein MLRTGLVLLLVVALCGASTFPLVRPIQGSKPWRSRLDGRIVGGSAVSISQYPWQLYFTIGNYMCGASIISNTWALSAAHCVDGYSTNQMLLRAGTSTRGSGGTTHNIATGYIHSSYSDPDYDIAVVQVSNAFSFNSNVQAVSLTSSEPSAGTSVTVTGWGATSSGGSASNTLLAVTVQIIDRNTCNRSYGYITSRMICAGVTGGGKDSCQGDSGGPLVSGSTQVGIVSFGNGCALANYPGVYTNVANLRSWIQQATGV
- the LOC126191326 gene encoding trypsin alpha-3-like isoform X3, whose protein sequence is MFRTALFVLLVVALSGASPLVKPIPGSKPWRSRLDGRIVGGSAVSISQYPWQLYFTIGNYMCGASIISNTWALSAAHCVDGYSTNQMLLRAGTSTRGSGGTTHNIATGYIHSSYSDPDYDIAVVQVSNAFSFNSNVQAVSLTSSEPSAGTSVTVTGWGATSSGGSASNTLLAVTVQIIDRNTCNRSYGYITSRMICAGVTGGGKDSCQGDSGGPLVSGSTQVGIVSFGNGCALANYPGVYTNVANLRSWIQQATGV